The following proteins are co-located in the Xiphophorus maculatus strain JP 163 A chromosome 8, X_maculatus-5.0-male, whole genome shotgun sequence genome:
- the LOC102219905 gene encoding coiled-coil domain-containing protein 74B-like, which produces MHGNDLPPIYQSTFRSRFEFNRKANPPPRRPPGYPVPALSLIVRGRAPQTDKLSSVDPRIVSLQKNVQYLQQQQTETLEKLHAEMDFLKRENKELKYRLTMDSNKAGKKGVMFNRNARSPCQGAHSGLSVEELLEDTMFQDQAVREVSESPRSVRLNHGGELTGLRKTVLEPVRIDSTPPDMVHPSTMQECEAIIQQLFNVNSLQTQEIARLKTLLSDIILSKKITREHQILSKAYLADKPYKPGEQKTFPKLGPRPVPTTVPSRPGVVLPGLKQSLSSNAANRQKRLMPIHRHHFQQGFR; this is translated from the exons atgcaCGGTAATGACCTCCCACCGATATATCAATCGACATTCAGGAGCAGATTTGAATTCAACAGGAAAGCAAATCCTCCACCACGTCGCCCACCGGGATACCCGGTGCCTGCTCTTTCTCTGATTGTCAGAGGAAGAGCGCCACAGACGGACAAATTGAGCTCCGTGGATCCCCGAATCGTATCCCTCCAGAAGAACGTCCAATatctgcaacaacaacaaacggAAACTCTCGAGAAGCTTCATGCAGAAATGGATTTTCTCAAAAGGGAGAATAAAG AGCTGAAGTATAGATTGACTATGGACTCAAACAAAGCAGGCAAAAAAG GAGTAATGTTCAACCGAAATGCAAGATCTCCCTGTCAAGGCGCCCACTCTGGACTCTCCGTGGAGGAGCTGCTCGAAGACACAATGTTTCAAGACCAAGCTGTAAG GGAGGTAAGTGAAAGTCCGCGATCTGTACGACTAAACCATGGTGGAGAATTAACAGGGCTGCGAAAGACCGTTTTAGAGCCTGTAAGAATCGACAGCACTCCACCCGATATGGTACACCCTTCAACAATGCAGGAGTGTGAGGCCATCATCCAACAGCTGTTCAATGTAAACAGTTTACAGACTCAGGAA ATTGCACGTCTGAAGACGCTGCTTAGTGACATAATTCTGAGCAAAAAAATCACCCGGGAACACCAAATTTTGAGCAAAGCCTACCTTGCTGACAAAccata CAAACCTGGTGAACAGAAGACATTTCCCAAACTTGGTCCTCGCCCAGTTCCAACAACAGT ACCCTCTCGCCCTGGTGTAGTTCTCCCTGGCCTGAAGCAGAGCCTCAGTTCCAATGCTGCAAACAGACAGAAGAGGCTCATGCCAATTCACAGACACCACTTCCAACAGGGTTTCCGCTGA
- the crkl gene encoding crk-like protein: protein MSTARFDSCDRSAWYFGPVSRQEAQNRLQGQRHGMFLVRDSSTCPGDYVLSVSENSKVSHYIINSLPSKKFKIGDQEFENLPALLEFYKIHYLDTTTLIEPAPRYPSTITGAIQTMVGPEENQEYVRTLYDFTGSDAEDLPFKKGEVLIILEKPEEQWWSAKNREGRVGMIPVPYVEKLVRPPPHPGQPTHGSRNSNSYGIPEPAHAYAQPQTSSPGTPGAVITPLPSMQNGPVIAKAIQKRVPCAYDKTALALEVGDIVTVTRMNISGQWEGEVNGRKGLFPFTHVKIINPQNPDESD from the exons ATGTCAACGGCTCGGTTTGACTCGTGTGATCGGTCCGCCTGGTATTTCGGACCCGTTTCCCGACAGGAGGCACAGAACAGGCTACAAGGACAGAGGCATGGCATGTTTTTGGTTCGAGACTCGTCTACCTGTCCCGGCGACTATGTCCTGTCGGTGTCTGAAAACTCCAAAGTGTCTCACTATATCATTAACTCATTACCCAGCAAGAAGTTTAAGATAGGCGATCAGGAGTTTGAGAACCTCCCGGCTCTCCTGGAGTTCTACAAAATCCACTATCTGGATACGACTACGCTAATAGAGCCTGCCCCCAG GTACCCAAGCACCATCACCGGCGCCATCCAGACCATGGTTGGTCCTGAGGAGAACCAGGAGTACGTGCGGACATTATATGACTTCACAGGAAGCGACGCAGAAGACCTCCCGTTCAAAAAGGGGGAAGTTCTCATCATCCTCGAGAAGCCGGAGGAACAGTGGTGGAGCGCCAAAAACCGCGAGGGCCGCGTCGGGATGATCCCCGTCCCGTATGTGGAGAAACTGGTGCGACCGCCTCCCCATCCCGGCCAGCCTACCCATGGATCTCGTAACTCCAACAGCTATGGGATCCCAGAGCCTGCCCACGCCTACGCTCAACCCCAAACGTCTTCGCCGGGCACGCCAGGCGCGGTCATCACACCCCTGCCCTCCATGCAGAACGGCCCAGTCATCGCGAAGGCCATCCAGAAACGAGTGCCTTGTGCCTACGACAAAACGGCTCTTGCCCTAGAG GTCGGTGACATCGTCACGGTCACACGGATGAACATCAGTGGTCAGTGGGAGGGAGAGGTGAACGGACGCAAAGGCCTCTTCCCCTTCACGCACGTCAAAATCATAAACCCTCAGAATCCGGATGAAAGTGACTGA
- the LOC102227693 gene encoding T-box-containing protein TBX6L-like produces the protein MPLSSSGANSYQQGCIRVTLEDSELWKSFHTIGTEMIITKHGRRMFPQCSISLSGLQPLANYVVMVDIVPADNVKYKWKKEQWEVAGKSEPQPPCRTYIHPDSPAVGSHWMKQSLSFLKMKLTNNTLDQHGHIILHSMHRYYPRFHVIQADSPHTVCWGSFQTFSFPETVFTAVTAYQNPKITRLKIDHNPFAKGFREGGTHSHRKRCHSNKGSPAKKYTEDRKSPSHSAAGLQRMPSTSQSAQVRKKPASTQQSLKAGHLSPWAPEQGSSESIHTERLEQQEYNYGCEEQLVPASTAYQPYRSVEYPRFPLPPRNRDPIETLLHAPPHLLSTSESSTQQQEYRYSNQQGPHSNPADWSQYPLFSYSCW, from the exons ATGCCACTGTCTTCATCAGGCGCTAACTCTTACCAGCAGGGCTGCATCCGGGTGACCCTTGAGGACTCAGAGCTATGGAAGTCTTTTCACACCATTGGAACAGAGATGATAATAACCAAACATGGAAG GAGAATGTTTCCACAGTGCAGCATAAGCCTATCTGGGCTTCAGCCTTTAGCAAATTATGTCGTCATGGTGGATATCGTCCCTGCAGACAATGTCAAATACAAG TGGAAGAAGGAGCAGTGGGAGGTCGCAGGGAAGTCTGAGCCCCAGCCCCCATGTCGGACATACATTCACCCGGACTCCCCCGCTGTAGGAAGTCACTGGATGAAGCAGTCGTTGTCCTTCCTCAAGATGAAGCTCACCAACAACACCTTGGATCAGCATGGCCAT ATTATCCTTCACTCCATGCATCGTTACTACCCACGGTTTCATGTGATACAGGCGGACAGTCCACACACTGTGTGTTGGGGATCGTTTCAGACCTTCTCGTTCCCAGAGACGGTTTTCACTGCTGTTACCGCTTACCAAAATCCAAAG ATTACCAGGCTGAAGATTGACCACAATCCATTTGCAAAAGGATTTAGGGAAGGAGGCACTCATTCTCACAGAAAAAG atgcCATTCAAATAAAGGTTCTCCTGCAAAAAAGTACACAGAAGACAGGAAAAGTCCTTCTCACAGTGCAGcag GCCTGCAGAGGATGCCCTCTACCTCTCAGTCAGCACAGGTCAGAAAGAAGCCAGCCTCTACACAGCAGTCACTGAAGGCGGGTCACCTTTCCCCCTGGGCTCCAGAGCAGGGCTCATCAGAGAGCATCCACACTGAGCGCCTGGAGCAGCAGGAGTACAACTACGGCTGTGAAGAACAGCTGGTTCCTGCATCCACCGCCTACCAACCTTACAG ATCAGTGGAGTACCCCAGATTCCCGTTACCTCCCAGGAACCGAGATCCAATAGAGACACTGCTCCACGCTCCACCTCACCTGCTCTCCACGTCGGAGAGCAGCACCCAGCAACAGGAATACCGCTACAGCAACCAACAGGGCCCCCACAGCAACCCAGCAGACTGGAGCCAGTACCCGCTGTTCTCCTATTCCTGCTGGTGA